From Cyclobacteriaceae bacterium, a single genomic window includes:
- the crtI gene encoding phytoene desaturase translates to MSSVSVIGSGFSGLSAAACLAKDGNDVAVFEKNSTPGGRARKFEEQGFVFDMGPSWYWMPEVFENFFNRFGKNSSEYYELIRLDPSYRIFFSKEDVMDVPSGLKGLHDLFEKRESGSGVRLTSFLEEGKFKYQVGINKLVHKPGLSITELFDAQLFKGIFKLDVFQSLSTHVRKNFKDPGLIQLLEFPVLFLGAMPSKTPALYSLMNYADMALGTWYPKGGMYKIIEGMFEVAKDQGVKFHFNSEVKGFELDHDSITSIIINGVNKPSDYVVASADYHHVEQQLLPRKFRNYSEEYWNQRVMAPSSLIFYVGINKRVKNLLHHNLFFDQDFGLHAREIYEHPDWPTNPLFYISCPSKSDPSVAPEGCENLFLLMPVAPGLNDEDEIREKYFNLMIDRLEYLTGEPIRKSIIYKRSYAHRDFIDDYHAFKGNAYGLANTLSQTANLKPSIVNKKVKNLFYTGQLTVPGPGVPPSIISGQVVAQELNRQRMKKELIGKF, encoded by the coding sequence ATGTCATCTGTTTCGGTTATTGGTTCCGGTTTTTCAGGTCTCTCCGCAGCAGCTTGTCTTGCAAAGGATGGAAATGATGTGGCTGTATTTGAGAAGAATAGCACACCAGGAGGAAGAGCGAGAAAATTCGAAGAGCAAGGATTTGTTTTTGATATGGGGCCTAGTTGGTACTGGATGCCCGAAGTATTCGAAAATTTCTTTAATCGCTTTGGTAAGAACTCGTCAGAATATTATGAATTAATCCGACTTGATCCTTCCTATCGGATCTTTTTTTCAAAAGAGGATGTCATGGATGTCCCTTCAGGATTAAAAGGTCTTCATGATTTGTTTGAAAAAAGAGAATCAGGAAGCGGAGTCAGACTTACTTCTTTTCTCGAGGAAGGAAAATTCAAATATCAAGTTGGGATTAACAAGCTGGTCCACAAACCAGGTTTATCCATTACTGAACTTTTTGATGCCCAACTATTCAAAGGAATTTTTAAGCTTGATGTCTTTCAATCACTATCAACTCACGTGAGAAAGAATTTTAAGGATCCTGGTCTCATTCAATTATTGGAATTCCCGGTATTATTTCTTGGAGCTATGCCCTCTAAAACACCGGCTCTTTATAGTCTGATGAACTATGCAGACATGGCATTAGGCACCTGGTATCCAAAGGGTGGAATGTACAAGATCATAGAAGGCATGTTCGAAGTAGCAAAAGATCAAGGTGTAAAATTTCATTTTAATAGTGAGGTAAAAGGATTTGAACTTGATCATGACTCCATTACTTCCATAATAATAAATGGAGTGAACAAACCCTCAGATTATGTTGTGGCGAGTGCCGATTACCATCATGTGGAACAACAGTTACTCCCACGTAAGTTCAGAAATTATTCAGAAGAGTATTGGAACCAAAGAGTAATGGCCCCTTCAAGTCTTATTTTCTATGTGGGAATTAATAAAAGGGTAAAGAATCTTCTTCACCACAATCTTTTCTTTGATCAGGATTTTGGACTTCATGCAAGGGAAATTTATGAGCATCCTGATTGGCCGACAAATCCATTATTCTATATAAGCTGTCCATCAAAGTCAGATCCTTCGGTGGCTCCGGAAGGCTGTGAGAATCTATTTTTACTAATGCCGGTGGCTCCGGGATTAAATGATGAAGACGAAATCAGGGAAAAATATTTTAATCTTATGATTGATCGATTGGAGTATCTTACCGGAGAACCGATCAGAAAAAGCATTATCTATAAAAGGAGTTACGCCCACCGTGACTTCATCGATGATTATCATGCATTCAAGGGGAATGCTTATGGCTTGGCGAATACGCTTTCTCAGACAGCCAATCTTAAGCCTTCGATCGTTAACAAAAAGGTAAAAAATCTGTTTTATACTGGACAGCTTACAGTTCCAGGCCCTGGCGTGCCACCGTCGATTATTTCAGGTCAGGTGGTCGCTCAGGAGTTGAACCGTCAAAGAATGAAGAAAGAATTAATTGGTAAATTTTGA
- a CDS encoding phytoene/squalene synthase family protein: MSQKLLFDKVCINTSRLTTRSYSTSFSLGIGCLEKKLRNPIYSIYGFVRFADEIVDSFHDYDKGSLLNRFKEDTWKAIEERISLNPILNSFQSTVHQYKIDHELIEQFLYSMEMDLKEKHYNQEGFEKYILGSAEVVGLMCLRVFTNGQNAAYEQLKPSAMKLGSAFQKINFLRDLNADYLEMGRTYFPEIEIEKFDDLNKRKIEESIAADFHEGYKGIKQLPRGARFGVYVAFVYYKALFRKIKRLPSDKVLESRVRIPNRYKLAILGYSFLKHQFNLI, encoded by the coding sequence ATGAGCCAAAAGCTACTATTTGATAAGGTTTGCATTAACACCAGTCGTCTTACAACGAGATCGTACAGCACTTCATTTTCTTTGGGCATAGGATGTCTTGAAAAAAAACTACGCAATCCTATCTATTCCATTTACGGGTTTGTGAGATTTGCTGATGAGATCGTAGATTCTTTCCATGATTACGATAAAGGATCATTGCTAAACAGGTTTAAAGAAGATACGTGGAAAGCCATTGAAGAAAGGATAAGCCTCAATCCAATCTTAAATAGTTTTCAGTCAACGGTTCATCAATACAAGATTGATCATGAGTTGATAGAGCAGTTTCTCTACAGCATGGAGATGGATCTGAAAGAAAAGCATTACAATCAGGAAGGCTTTGAAAAATATATCCTCGGATCTGCTGAGGTTGTAGGCTTGATGTGTTTGAGGGTTTTCACAAACGGTCAGAATGCTGCTTATGAGCAACTCAAACCATCCGCTATGAAATTGGGATCTGCTTTTCAGAAGATCAATTTTTTACGTGATCTGAATGCCGACTATCTTGAAATGGGACGCACCTATTTTCCTGAAATAGAAATTGAAAAATTCGATGATCTCAATAAAAGAAAAATTGAAGAGAGTATCGCTGCTGATTTTCATGAAGGATATAAAGGCATTAAACAACTTCCGCGAGGAGCAAGATTTGGTGTATATGTTGCGTTTGTCTATTACAAGGCACTCTTCCGCAAGATCAAGCGGCTTCCATCAGATAAAGTGCTGGAGAGCCGTGTACGCATTCCCAATCGATATAAACTGGCGATCCTTGGTTACTCATTTCTCAAACACCAATTTAACCTGATCTGA
- the idi gene encoding isopentenyl-diphosphate Delta-isomerase: MEKVILVNDDDREIGTMEKLEAHSKGLLHRAFSILIFNSKGEILMQKRASSKYHSGGLWTNACCSHPLPKESMTDATARKLKQEMGIELFPEFAFKFIYKAELENNLTEHELDYVFIGRYDGKPEINLKEVEDWRYMPMEDLYKDLELNPQNYTVWFKIILHHPEFELVSPD; this comes from the coding sequence ATGGAAAAGGTGATACTCGTCAATGATGATGATCGTGAGATTGGAACGATGGAAAAATTAGAGGCCCATTCTAAAGGTCTTCTTCACAGGGCCTTTTCGATTTTGATCTTTAATTCGAAAGGTGAAATCCTGATGCAAAAGCGCGCATCATCAAAATACCACAGTGGTGGATTGTGGACCAACGCTTGCTGCAGTCATCCCCTGCCCAAAGAATCAATGACAGATGCTACTGCACGAAAGCTGAAGCAGGAGATGGGAATTGAGCTTTTTCCAGAATTTGCATTCAAGTTCATATACAAAGCAGAGTTGGAAAATAATTTAACCGAACATGAGCTCGATTACGTTTTTATAGGCCGCTATGATGGCAAACCTGAAATCAATTTAAAAGAAGTTGAAGATTGGCGATACATGCCAATGGAGGATCTCTACAAGGATCTTGAGTTGAATCCACAAAATTATACAGTGTGGTTTAAAATAATTTTGCACCATCCGGAATTTGAACTCGTAAGCCCGGACTAA
- a CDS encoding DUF2490 domain-containing protein, translating to MIRSLFLTLILLAGFAPTSFAQREVVNQPAQWFAFVSHTRVSKTFSILAEGQFRFVNNLEPMQFQARTGLDVSVNKHFSFMPMGYVYVWNPIYGNQPASYSNNEHRIFQQVQYIHQFGRFHFSHRVRLEQRFIQVHDNVDGEIINRGYDLYLNRIRYRLQMIIPLTHKEMVPRTFYLSFYNELFADFGPNVVSSDPDQNRFFAGAGYKISNKVNFQVGYLHQTLVKLSWTKQEDNIGLQALFVYNIDLTKKEN from the coding sequence ATGATAAGATCACTTTTTCTGACCTTAATTCTTCTCGCCGGATTCGCCCCAACCTCATTTGCACAACGTGAAGTAGTTAATCAACCGGCTCAATGGTTTGCTTTTGTTTCTCATACCCGGGTCAGCAAAACATTTTCGATTTTGGCGGAAGGCCAGTTCAGATTTGTAAATAATTTGGAACCTATGCAATTTCAGGCGCGTACCGGATTGGACGTGTCGGTTAATAAGCACTTTTCTTTCATGCCAATGGGTTATGTCTATGTTTGGAATCCCATCTATGGCAATCAACCAGCTTCGTATTCAAATAATGAGCATAGGATTTTTCAGCAGGTTCAATACATACATCAGTTTGGTAGATTCCATTTTAGCCATAGAGTAAGACTTGAGCAAAGATTTATTCAGGTGCATGATAATGTTGATGGTGAAATTATCAATAGGGGATATGACCTTTATCTGAACAGAATAAGATATCGTCTGCAGATGATTATCCCTTTAACGCATAAAGAGATGGTTCCCAGGACATTTTATCTTAGTTTTTATAATGAACTTTTTGCTGACTTCGGTCCCAATGTTGTGAGTTCAGATCCTGATCAAAATCGATTCTTCGCAGGAGCGGGATATAAGATCAGTAATAAAGTAAATTTTCAGGTAGGATATCTGCATCAGACGCTTGTAAAACTATCCTGGACAAAGCAGGAAGATAATATTGGTCTTCAGGCTCTGTTTGTTTACAATATTGATCTTACTAAAAAAGAGAATTAG
- a CDS encoding deoxyribodipyrimidine photo-lyase — protein sequence MITQETSIFWFRRDLRLNDNAGLYHALKANKNVLAIFIFDTEILNQLDDKTDRRVEFIHQSLEHLKLELEKLGSSLLVLYGNPVDIFKTLKPKTVYTNHDYEPYAIQRDEQVRKLLEKQGSELKTFKDQVIFEKLEVMKDDGTPYTIFTPYSRKWKATLSKFYVKSYPNEKYFSNFKKIKPLPFPTLKEIGFIETHPWFPERAIKQSIIEKYDKTRNFPAIQGTTKLSVHLRFGTVSIRKLVQIALKKNGVWLNELIWRDFYHMILFNFPHAAKSAFKPAYNNIKWRNDPDEFKAWCDGKTGYPIVDAGMRELNSTGFMHNRVRMIVASFLTKHLLIDWRWGEAYFAIKLLDFDLAPNNGGWQWASSSGCDSAPYFRVFNPQLQTEKFDPKLVYIKKWVPEFGSKDYVTPIVEHAFARERVLRVYKSSLKE from the coding sequence ATCATCACTCAGGAAACAAGCATTTTCTGGTTTCGCAGAGACCTAAGACTTAACGATAATGCAGGTCTGTATCATGCATTAAAAGCAAATAAAAATGTACTGGCAATTTTCATTTTCGATACTGAAATTTTGAATCAGCTTGATGATAAAACTGATCGCCGTGTAGAATTTATTCATCAGTCGCTCGAACATTTAAAACTTGAACTGGAAAAATTAGGCAGCTCATTACTGGTCCTTTATGGAAATCCAGTAGATATTTTTAAAACCCTGAAACCTAAAACTGTTTACACTAATCACGACTATGAACCCTATGCCATACAGCGTGATGAACAAGTTCGAAAACTCCTTGAGAAACAAGGATCAGAACTTAAAACATTTAAAGATCAGGTGATCTTTGAAAAACTTGAAGTAATGAAGGACGATGGCACACCTTACACGATCTTCACACCCTACAGCCGCAAGTGGAAAGCAACCTTGAGCAAATTCTATGTAAAGAGCTATCCGAATGAAAAGTACTTTTCTAATTTTAAGAAAATAAAACCCCTTCCCTTTCCGACATTAAAAGAAATTGGATTTATAGAAACACATCCATGGTTTCCTGAAAGAGCGATCAAACAATCCATCATTGAGAAATACGACAAGACCAGAAATTTTCCTGCTATTCAGGGAACGACAAAATTGAGTGTGCACCTTAGGTTTGGCACAGTAAGTATTCGTAAACTTGTTCAAATCGCACTAAAGAAAAATGGAGTTTGGCTGAATGAACTGATCTGGAGAGATTTCTATCATATGATCCTCTTTAATTTTCCTCACGCGGCAAAGAGTGCATTCAAACCTGCTTATAATAATATAAAATGGAGGAATGATCCCGATGAATTTAAGGCCTGGTGTGATGGTAAAACCGGATATCCGATTGTAGATGCAGGTATGCGTGAATTGAACAGCACTGGCTTTATGCATAATCGTGTACGAATGATTGTCGCGAGTTTTCTAACCAAACACTTATTGATCGATTGGAGATGGGGGGAAGCATACTTTGCAATCAAACTTCTCGACTTTGATCTTGCACCAAACAATGGTGGTTGGCAATGGGCATCGAGTTCTGGTTGCGACTCAGCTCCTTACTTCCGTGTATTTAATCCACAGTTGCAAACAGAAAAATTCGACCCCAAGTTGGTTTACATTAAGAAATGGGTTCCCGAATTTGGATCGAAAGATTATGTAACTCCAATCGTTGAGCATGCATTTGCAAGGGAAAGGGTATTGAGGGTGTATAAATCATCACTTAAAGAATAA
- a CDS encoding YiiX family permuted papain-like enzyme, whose amino-acid sequence MKKLVIPALIGVILIGGVYARRKYFQVKAKPLNHKEASVAELAVNELKDGDLIFQTSTSKQSKAIQLATKSKYSHCGIIYRENNSFYVFEAIQPVKRTPLVEWIARGKNGEYVVKRLIERDHYLTSEVLGEMKVIGDGFAGKDYDPEFDWSDDRIYCSELIWKIYKRATGLEIGYLQNLSEFDLSSEVVKNKLKERYGDEIPKDEKVISPGVMFDSELLEVVRSN is encoded by the coding sequence ATGAAAAAGCTTGTCATTCCAGCCCTCATTGGAGTTATTCTAATAGGAGGTGTTTATGCAAGAAGAAAGTACTTTCAGGTAAAAGCGAAACCGCTCAATCATAAAGAAGCGTCTGTTGCAGAGCTCGCAGTCAACGAATTAAAAGATGGGGATTTAATCTTTCAGACATCTACTTCCAAACAAAGTAAGGCAATTCAACTTGCTACAAAATCGAAATACTCTCATTGTGGAATTATCTACAGGGAGAATAATAGCTTTTATGTTTTTGAAGCAATTCAACCAGTGAAAAGAACCCCTCTTGTTGAATGGATTGCTCGGGGAAAAAATGGTGAATATGTTGTGAAGCGATTGATCGAACGCGATCATTACTTGACGTCAGAAGTATTGGGCGAGATGAAAGTAATTGGAGACGGATTTGCTGGAAAAGATTATGATCCCGAGTTTGATTGGTCTGATGACCGGATCTATTGTTCAGAACTGATCTGGAAGATTTATAAGAGAGCAACTGGTCTTGAAATTGGATATCTTCAGAATCTTAGTGAATTTGATTTGAGCAGCGAAGTAGTAAAGAATAAATTAAAGGAGCGATATGGTGATGAAATTCCAAAAGATGAGAAAGTGATATCACCGGGAGTAATGTTTGACTCCGAGTTACTGGAAGTGGTAAGGTCAAATTAA
- a CDS encoding SRPBCC family protein, with translation MKTYHLTRTQFLPISQAEAWDFFSSPRNLSVITPAHMNFEILSISGGEKMFSGQVIKYKVNVLPYIRTGWITKITDVQEPDYFIDTQLSGPFALWHHKHIYKSVPGGIEMIDELDYAIPLGPLGQIAKWLFVGQHVNAIFEYRNKVLQTYFQKKS, from the coding sequence ATGAAAACATACCATCTGACACGCACCCAATTTCTCCCGATTTCTCAGGCTGAAGCGTGGGATTTCTTCTCATCCCCCAGAAACTTATCCGTCATCACTCCTGCACACATGAATTTTGAAATACTATCAATCAGCGGAGGTGAGAAAATGTTTTCAGGACAGGTCATCAAATACAAAGTGAATGTTCTTCCCTACATACGTACGGGATGGATCACAAAGATCACGGACGTACAAGAGCCTGACTATTTTATCGATACGCAGTTATCCGGTCCATTTGCTCTATGGCATCATAAACACATCTACAAATCTGTTCCTGGAGGCATTGAGATGATAGATGAACTTGACTACGCAATTCCATTGGGTCCACTCGGTCAGATTGCCAAATGGTTGTTTGTAGGCCAACATGTAAATGCTATTTTTGAATATCGTAATAAAGTGCTACAAACTTATTTCCAAAAGAAATCATAA
- a CDS encoding beta-carotene hydroxylase, translating into MDGVTIVFCSLIVVSTFLFWEFVAWFSHKYIMHGFLWTWHKSHHTVHDHVLEKNDWFAVVFSLPSIGLLYYGSVTSYNPYLIAVGVGIFCYGLFYFVFHDVIVHQRIKWRPERRSSYLQRMIHAHYIHHSKHSKDECEAFGFLYAPKKYTPKKFVVKETRKETQ; encoded by the coding sequence ATGGATGGTGTGACGATTGTATTCTGTAGCCTGATCGTTGTCAGCACATTTCTATTCTGGGAATTCGTGGCATGGTTCTCCCATAAATATATCATGCATGGATTTCTTTGGACCTGGCACAAATCTCATCACACCGTTCATGATCATGTCCTTGAAAAAAATGATTGGTTCGCTGTTGTATTTAGCCTTCCCTCCATCGGACTTTTGTATTACGGAAGCGTTACCTCATATAATCCTTATCTGATAGCAGTAGGTGTAGGCATCTTTTGCTATGGGTTATTCTATTTCGTCTTTCATGATGTAATTGTTCATCAACGCATCAAGTGGAGACCCGAAAGAAGAAGTAGCTATTTACAGAGAATGATCCATGCGCATTATATACATCACAGCAAACATTCAAAAGACGAATGCGAGGCATTTGGGTTTCTTTATGCTCCTAAAAAATATACTCCAAAGAAATTTGTTGTAAAAGAAACGCGAAAAGAAACACAATAA